The sequence CCCGTGATTTGGCTCCAGGTGTCCCGTGGACCAGCTCCAGCTGTCTTATGAACCTGCTCTAGCTGTCCTGTGGACCAGCTCTAGCCTTCCCGTGGACCAGCTCCAGCTATCCAGTGGACCTCATCCACCTGTCTCGTGAATCAACTCTAGCTGTCCCGTGGACCACCTCCAGCTGTCCAGTGAATCAGTTGCAACGTCCCGTTGACCAGCTCCAGCATTCAGctctattttttttaagttgatACTTTTCGAAGCTATGGTAATAATTAAgacattttttataattatgaatGTGTATTAACCCTAAAATCTGAGACCCTAAAATACCTTATCTTTAGTTTAATAATACTTGATTTGATATTTTCTGCGGATAATTGTCAGAATTTTAATTGATGTCcaaatatattaaatttactacgACTAGAACTTAGCCATGCCGTCGCGACGTCTTTCGATTCGTCCCTTCAGACAATGCCTCGCTTCCTACCTGCCTTACAGAATGCAAAATAAGTCGTACTGAGCAATGTGTAAAAGCTCATCCCAAATGCACCCCCGATGGCACCGACCACATTCGGCACGGGATACACCTGCCAAGGGCGGTCCCAATCCAGTGGTGCCACCACCGACGCTCCCCAAGCTCCCAGAACTACTCCAATGCAGTTGTTCTTCAGCAGTGTGAGGTAACCGTTGGCCAGCGCGGTGCGAAGCTCTAACGTTTCCGTAAACAGCAGCTGTAGCGTTTCCGAGTGCCCTATGAACAGAATGACCGGAAATATGGTAAGGGTGGTCAGCACCAACGCCAGTGAAGCCGTTTCCTCATACTGTTCCAAAGGGGCGCCCAGGATCAAGCATATGAATCCGTAGAAAAGCATCGCAAGAAGGAATACCATCAGAGCGCCACCCAATTCTTTCACGGGGGAGGGTCGCTTGGGCAGGTTTGACGAACCGACTCGGGAAGACGATCCTGCACCGGAACCGATTCCACTGGTGGTCGACTTGGCGCTTCCATCGAGACGAAAGGCGGATCGAACGTAGTAATGCTTCAGCAGTTCGATCACCGGAAGCAACATGAGCACCCACGACGACCAACACTTACCGATGTCGTAGAGTTTGTCGGCGTACAGAACGTACCCGAAAAAGGTGGCATTCAGGGCAATCGACAGGACGCTGGAGAAGACGTAGAGCCGGGTGATCGGCGAGAAGCGACTACCACTTTCCACCGGCATTGCGCTGATGTGGAATAAACTTCTTTAAAACTGTGTTATATGAATCGGTGCGGTAATGTGAAAACTTACCTTTCAGGGCTACGTTTAAGTCACAATTCTCTagaattcaaagattttatcgAAATTAGATACTCCTTCATTGTTTACGTTCTGCTTCATGACAGTTCAAAGAACGGAACTATTATTTACCCCACACTGATAACAGTTGACCCAATCGCCGAAATAAATCCCGCCTTATATACATCGCGATTTCGTTTATATACAGAGAACTGTCAAAAATGTATTGTTTTGAATCGATTTTGTGCAGTAGTGAGTGAGTTGGAaggcaaaaattaaatttcctgCAGAAACATTATAATTTAAGGATATATTCCTGGTTTAGTGCTGAAAAATATTGATCCGCGAGTGTAGGTTAATGAAATTTTAACTGAAGTGCGAGAAAACTTGCAATAGACTGATTCTTATCACCAAACTACAACAGCGATTGATCAAGTGAAATTTCTTAGGTAAGGTATATGCGCATAATGTAGGCCTTCACGAACACTATTTTTTCCTATATAGTGATaaaacattttaatatttaaaataaaaacttatAGTGTTGGATATATTAATAGAGAAAATGTAGATTAATTTTCCAACATGTTTTTATATTTTGCGAGTCTAAATATACGGTATGATTCGGTTGAAATGAAATCTCTAATCATTGCTTAACATGTTAGGGAAAGATGTGATAAAATGAACAGTTGGTAATATTTAGATTGAAACACTATTTAGTAgccctcttcatgttttcaaaaagtatcaaaaattcaatcggtcagcccagaatcacaaattttaatgctaaaataagcctcctgtcaatttttcagctaatttggatgaaatttcgaggtggctcaagttgatttagtgttttgggctattttcaattttgtaaaaaatctaacaagagatataaacgtcgaaaactatcgcaacaacctctatacggaagcttttggtgtgctctacaagtcttgtgaacattgcgattcgttccgttcacgttttgtccatgttaaagtgattttcaatcttttaagtgcataaaaatactgttcccccaaaagtcgttgttctacaaaattcttgagtttatgacaaatgattgttaatttattagattattattcctcttttttccctaaaaatttgagtaatataattgcctatgtgtgatttaccgttaaattcttaaaaatccgAAGCTGagcatttgtaataaatttggcacgttaggatttcttcaagcaagttgttcgaacaaaacataaattaaatcataagatatttgatgcttacaacaaacgacttccaaatttggtcaattcatcatatgtctgcatgcttttaacattgagtgcattgtagtaacaagtgaaatcgaagcttctttgtttgaacaacttgtttgaagaaatctcagcgtgcaaatttatgacaaatgttcagcttccgatttttaagaatttaacggtaaatcgcacatgggctattatattactcaaatttccagggaaaaatagaaactataatataataaattaacaattatttgtcataaactcaagaattttgtagaacaacgacttatgggggaaacagtatttttatgcacttaaaagcttgaaaatcactttaacatggacaaaacgtgaaagGAACGAattgcaatgttcacaagacttgtagagcacaccaaaagcttccgtatagaggttgttgcgatagttttcgacgtttatatctcttgttagattttttccaaaattgaaaatagcccaaaaccactgaatcgacttgagccacctcgaaattttatccgaattagctgaaaatttgacaggagacttattttagcatgagAATTGTGATGcttggctgaccggttgaatttttgatactttttgaaaacatgaagaggtctactatTTAGGCGTATGTTAACCATGCACAAGTACTCGAAATGAAATAAAGTACCTGAGCTAATATGTTGGTTTTGAGATCgaacgaatagctattactttccaAAAAATCAAACGAGGCATTAAAAATTGGgtctgatgtaattttcaactattttttcgTAAGCGTTAATCttacagtgggtccaaaaagtattcgtctagctgcatattctttagtaaaatgtaaaacttaggcgtgatagaagtgaaatcaaaaaactttcttctaaatttggtaaaaaacttatcaacacatgattattattcaaaaacaaatagaagtttcaattactttttctagtatgtagagaatatctaaatttcgtcaatttcgctcgctcaaaaagtattcgtctatttagaaaaatcataagggttgtgtacaagacacgaccgcccgacgtaaactacgtaaaacagtttggtgaaatgaagaatctgatgattcggctctacgcacgccgttaattgccagatccaaaaatgctgcttgtaacacggatgtaaagatgtactgctgttgccacgaccgccaccactatcgaacgaaaaatttttatccgcaccaccacagccgttgtcgctaggaccgcttctggacgccttggtctgctttccatgaaatccagaatgaaaatgacgcgcgcacgcgaaacacggggctttttatacacaggaaaaacgaagcagtggatcaaaagacccgtaccttactgcaatctgatgtccgtgttggggatttatgaacgggattgattatttctgaatttttcacccgatttggaaagaaataacatttttcatagtttgccgttgataatgaatagttttaatacaattagaaaattggtggaaagaatccgaatctattaataacaaaatctcgaaaatccgtcgaaagataaagtcgccattaccgtttgaaatcttacataatttcgtgacggtccccaatttggaaattttcattttgcaccctgtatccgaggcttccccttagacgtagttaacgtcaaaatgcgcgaacaaaaaacacgtccgtacgtgctgctgtctcgaactggaatgggccacgcgcgcgcgggagagcagttttcttataatcaataaatatggctcattagtcccgcctctttgttgtccggtatgactgcaaatattgtgtaatcgtcacacactcaccaaataagcgtggctacaggttcatctttattgattcaaagaaagcagctcttccgcgcgcgcgagccatttcattCGAGATGTTGcgaagagcagaccgtggtaccaccttcgccatcggcggagctcctaccggaaattttattcccggcgatggtgtgggtcgcgcggtcgtcgtcattaacattagcagcgctcagattaaattttcttgtatgaagtagggggaatgacggcttttaCAGGTTTAGTTCtactattgtcaggggggtttttgttgaccaaattttatgaaatttggccacaatattctttgatatgctatgatatgatatttgatatgaagtactaacgatcggctaccatcaatgaaagtggctcaggtgactcggggaggcactacacgtggagtggagtggcgtatttcggctttcagttgtttgatgtaactgtaaatgtatcagcatgtagattgcgagtaagcacgtaGTAGAagttgttgtagaaaaaaagtaatgggtaatgttttaaacataaccgcgagtagacgtaggacttgaataatcgtatttacatttaacttttgaaTTAATGAGGTTTGATTGGTATAGGTATTGGAAACGACTACATTCATACTATGTAGAATAATTAGCGatttgttttttcaaaacttctagaaataaaaccaacatttaaatacataattagctTCGCTTTATTTCTAACTATTAAACCCTTATGAACTCAAGCAAATGTGTATCATTTAATTGCCAATGCCTTCTGCGAATGAATGAAAATAgttatttttaatcaaatttctgtatTCAGTTGATCAGTATTGTAGTTGTTTTTTTTGGCTAAGGAATCAGAACTGTAATGGTATAACCCTGTTTTAATGTACTTGTC comes from Armigeres subalbatus isolate Guangzhou_Male chromosome 2, GZ_Asu_2, whole genome shotgun sequence and encodes:
- the LOC134210565 gene encoding uncharacterized protein LOC134210565 encodes the protein MPVESGSRFSPITRLYVFSSVLSIALNATFFGYVLYADKLYDIGKCWSSWVLMLLPVIELLKHYYVRSAFRLDGSAKSTTSGIGSGAGSSSRVGSSNLPKRPSPVKELGGALMVFLLAMLFYGFICLILGAPLEQYEETASLALVLTTLTIFPVILFIGHSETLQLLFTETLELRTALANGYLTLLKNNCIGVVLGAWGASVVAPLDWDRPWQVYPVPNVVGAIGGAFGMSFYTLLSTTYFAFCKAGRKRGIV